From Oryza sativa Japonica Group chromosome 4, ASM3414082v1, one genomic window encodes:
- the LOC107280573 gene encoding probable L-type lectin-domain containing receptor kinase S.5, whose translation MVLHRDIKASNILLDAAFRGRLGDFGLARIVVGLDKNSYTDVGVAGTWGFIAPEYSVSHKATRKTDVYAFGVLLLEIVTGRRVLCKFQGTFQLLVDWVWRLHREGSLLDAVDNGVASSSSSSTEELFDADDAIRLLLLGLACSNPNPSDRPSMTEVVQVVARSAAPPDVPPVKPAFVWPPEGGVEVDSTGSDVDASLCEWDEEETSSSSDALAVRVQ comes from the coding sequence ATGGTTCTCCACCGCGACATCAAGGCCAGCAACATCCTGCTCGACGCCGCCTTCCGCGGCCGCCTCGGCGACTTCGGCCTCGCCCGCATCGTCGTCGGCCTCGACAAGAACTCCTACAccgacgtcggcgtcgccggGACGTGGGGGTTCATCGCGCCGGAGTACTCCGTCAGCCACAAGGCCACCCGCAAGACGGACGTGTACGCGTTCGGCGTGCTGCTGCTCGAGATCGTCACCGGCAGGCGAGTTCTCTGCAAGTTCCAGGGGACGTTTCAGCTGCTCGTCGACTGGGTCTGGAGGCTTCACCGGGAGGGGAGCCTGCTCGACGCCGTCGACAATGGCGttgcctcttcttcttcttcttctaccgAAGAGTTATTTGATGCGGATGATGCCATTCGGTTGCTGCTGCTTGGGCTGGCGTGCAGCAACCCGAACCCGTCGGACCGGCCGAGCATGACGGAGGTGGTGCAGGTGGTCGCCAGGTCGGCGGCGCCACCGGATGTGCCGCCCGTGAAGCCGGCGTTCGTGTGGCCGCCGGAGGGTGGGGTGGAGGTGGACTCGACGGGGAGCGATGTTGATGCGAGTTTGTGTGAATGGGATGAAGAGGAGACGTCGTCGAGCAGTGATGCCCTCGCGGTGAGAGTTCAATGA